Below is a genomic region from Rosa chinensis cultivar Old Blush chromosome 5, RchiOBHm-V2, whole genome shotgun sequence.
aataatatgtttattggggggcaataatatgattactgggcaTTATTAGGGAGCAATAAAATCAGATGCCGGAATCCGGTTACAAGTCAGGTAGTCGAATTcaggattccggtgaccggtcgCTGGATTCCGGTCACTGATTGTCGGAGTCCGGTCACCAGAGTCCGCGGCTGGCCACTGATCACCGGAGTCCCtcaaggtctccgatgacttctctctttaagtgacaaagaaggagagggcataaatgtcccaaaaataaataaaaaggaataaaaaaataattaattgggtattagggaaatgatcacttagagtgtttgggtaagtgggtaatttttatcctaaaatcccccccccccccccccccccccccccaccccctCTTAATGTACTAAGAACACCACCCAAGCTACCCAAATTACCCTTCAAATCTCATACACCTATTTTCCTTCTCTACAGCCACATTCAGTTTCACATGTTGATGAACGGGTTCAATTCCATCTTGGTAGCTTTGTCATGccgtatttttttatttttgggttagAATCAAGTATTAGACGAAAAAGCCAAATTCAATCAATCACTGATCGATAGTTCAATATCCATAGCAGCATGCAAGCTTTCTTTCTTACCTAACGCCAAACCAAAAAACCCATTGATGAACTAATAAACACAGGTCTTTGCacaaaagacccaaaaaaaaaaaaaaaaaccaaaaacccaaatcATGAGTATTACTTTGTGTCAGTAAATTAGAATTTGAGATACTCAAATAAGTTCCAACCACTTTAATTGATATTGAGAGTTGCCAAACGAGTATTTAAGAATTCATGTTTGCAGTAAAAAATTCAGATGATGGAGTTTGCAGTTGCttctagcaaaaaaaaaattttaataaataaataaatgtcaTGGAGAAGAGAAGATCTAAATTCctaattatgtttttgttttgccaGTAGAAATGTTCTTTTTGATCATTTCACCATTCATAAAACTTAATTTCAAGTGTGAGAATATAGGGATCTGTCTCAAGTATTTAGACATGTATAGATAAAATTACTCTTTTCGTTTTCTGTTCCTCAGTTTCTGAGGACATTATGgggatttatttttttcaaaaaaatggTGAGAGATTGGAATGTATTTAGAAAAAAGAGCTGTGTAAATATAATTatccaaaaataattttttcaaaaaaaaaaattatttagttTCTAGACTTGTGGCctagtaccatttggtctagtagtAGTTTTCCTTTTATAAATCGGAAATCATGAGTTCAACACACTGAAAACTAGTTGTTATATTTCTTAATTGTTGatgtaatgaaaaaaaattatagacttGAGTTGTAGGTTTAATTTAGATTGCTCACCTAGTGCTTGTTTATATATAAAGAGTAGTCACACAATGAAATATGATACTTCGATCAATACAACCACTTCAATAATATGAACTGAGAAAATAGGGAAAGATGGATGATGGTTATCTGGAATCTGGAAGTCTCATTCCCGCCCAAGTCTCTATGTGCCCAACAACCAAAAAGTATTAGCTAGACCCTTCCATACCCGGTGGGGAAGATAATGGAATTGCCTTTGGTCCCGTCCAAGTCTCTGTGTGCCCAACAACCAAAAAGTATTAGCTAGACCCTTCCATACATGGTCAGAAACATAATGGAATTGCCTTTGGTCCAGCCCAAGTCTCTATGTGCCCAACAACCAAAGAGTATTAGCTAGACCCTTCCATACGTGGTGGGAAAGATAATGGAATTGCCTTTGGTCCCGCCCAAGTCTCTATGTGCTCAACAACCAAAAAGTATTAGCTAGACCCTTCCATACGTGGTGGGAAAGATACTGGAATTGCCTTTGTTCCCGCCCAAGTCTCTATATGCCCAACAACCAAAAAGTATTAGCTAGACCCTTCCATACGTGGTAGGAAAGATAATGGAATTGCCTTTGGTCCGGCCCAAGTCTATGGGAAAAAGTGTTAGATAGACCCATCCATACGTGGTGGAAAAGATAATGGAATTTCCTTTGGTCCCGCCCCAGTCTCTATGTGCCCAACAACCAAAAAGTAATAGCTAGACCCTTCAATACGTGGTGGGAAAGATATCCGCTAATTGAATTGCCTTTAGGCAGGGGCGGGGGCGGGGCCTCTATGGGAGGAAATGACCTTGTATTAAGTTTTCCATTGACGCCAAAGTCATTGAGACAATGAAGTGCATATTCATGCATGCATGTAGACTCCTCAATTACATTTTGGAGTCATTGAGTAAGATCACATTTGGCTGAAACTTTCGCGGAGAGAGTTTATATCAATGCAAACATTGTCGTATCAGCTAAATCCAACTTGGCATGCTGTGTTTGTTGATGATTTCTTGAAATGTCAATTTCTCTTAAAATGCTTGTGAGTCATGAGTTGTGGCTCATTAATATGTTGATTATTTGTAAACCTGATGTCGTAGAGATTATGAGTTCGAACATACAAATATATGAGTATGGGTGGGGTGGGataaaagtaagaaaataaaataaaatctctTAATGTGATTATGTGTCaattttttagaaaaaaaaatgttctaaGAAATAGAatatctaaaaaataaaaaactatttaATTTCTAGACTTATGGCCTGgtaccatttggtctaatgGTATTAGATTTCCCTTTATAAATAGGAGGCCGTGAGTTTGACTCACGAAAAACTAGTTGTTGTATTCTAAACTTGTGTtataggtttaatttaggttGCTCATCTAGAGCTTGTTTATATAAGTATGTGGGGGAAAAGATCTCCACTAATTGAGTTGGCTTTGGGAGGGGGCAGGGCCTCCATTGGAGGAAATGACCTTGTATTAAATTTTTAATTGACTCCAAAGTCATTGAGACAATGAAGTGCGTATTCATGCGTAGACTTCTCAATTACATTTTGGAGTCATTGAGTAAGATCATGTTTGATTGAAATTTCGCGGAGAGTAAAGTTTATCATTAATGTAAACATTGTCGTATAAGCTGTTGAATTAAGTCCAAGTTGGCGTGCTTAATGATTTTTTGAAATGTCAATATCTCTTAAAATGCTGTGAGTCGTGAGTTGTGGCTCGTTAAGATGCTGATTCTTTGTAAACCTAATGTCGTAGAGATTATGAGTTCgaacatataaatatatgagAATGGGTGGGGTGggataaaaataagaaaataaaataaaatctctTAAAGTGATTATGTGTCAATTTttgactcaaaaaaaaaaaatctaagaaaaaagttttctaaaaaaataaaaagctaaTTAATCTAAACTTGTGGCCTAATACCATTTGATCTAGTGGTATTAATTTTTCCTTTATAAATAGGAGGTCATGAGTTCGACTTATGGAAAATTAGGCATCAATACTTACTTTGTAAATGGGAGGTCACTTTTTCCTGTTAAGATTAGAGTGCGGGATGCACatgagaattattattattgttattatgattattattattattattattattattgtcagattcacttgtccctcatagtcccttaaaaactgtcccttaggtgagtaGGCCTTTTATTTTAAATGCAAATTAGGATTTATGATgatggaaaaagagagaggatgGTGGATGGAGGACGGACGGAGGTTGGAGGAACTATGAAGCCTAGGTTTGTGTCCATATTGCAACATGTAAGTGCTAGGATTTGGCTAGTCTCTACAGTCAGTTACGTGGAGGTGCGATGATTCTGGGGTGGCAGTGGTAGTGATTTTGTTTTGTCGACAATGACATCTGGGTTCGGGACTCAATATTTCCTTTCACCTTAAGAAAGGTGCGATAACAATTGATAGGTTTTCCTTCCCATGCTGTAGATGGGGCATTTGCTGTAAGAAAGGTGTAGATCGAACGATTGATAGGGTTTCTCTACCGATGCTCTAGATGGGCTAGGTGTCGAGGTATATAACCTCAGCGATTGAAAATAATAAGGGTTGCAAGGACCGTTGAGTTTATCTCTCTCAAATCCCAAAAAGCTTAATGCATTAGGCTTCCCaaaaggaaatataattgtCATTGATTTTTTGTCACTTAATTAAAATTCATCAATGTTATTGATTCACCCCCCTAATATctgaaagaaaatataaaatgatAAAATTGGTGTTCCAAGAATATGATGTGGCAAaatatattatgtgaaattgaaaataaaatttatatttacttACATCACATAACACCTAAGATTTGATGGCCCCATTAAGGGCCCCTACCATTGGCCATATATAAATAGTCTGCAATACTAGGTGGGAAAGGATTAACGCAGAGTTTGAAAGTACACATGGTGATGGCTGATGGCTgcttttttctctttctgatcttcttctcttcctttatATCTACAAATACTATTCTTCATGCATACGCATCCAACCAAGCTCAACGCAACTCACTTGGTCTGTCATCTCCTCCTTCCTCAAACCGGATTTCTATAAATTGTCGCCCTGGTCGGAAGGGCATTACTAAGTGTAATCACAACGATTTGGCCGCCCTTACTGTAGTCAGTGACAGCGACAGGCCTACCAAAGGCACCCCCGGCGGCAGACGCAGCCTGGGAGGCAGCACCCCCGTTAAAGGTATGTATTTCCCCTCAATCAATTATTGGTTCCTTTCTCACCCACAACAATTCAGGTGATATATCCAAAtgcaatttcattttcttttcccgAAAAGTGTATCACATAACTAGTTGGTTGAAGTGATCCCATTCTCATTTATTAGGGTTGAACTAAAGTGGTGCGAGTATTAAATTCACTAAACTAATACCATACCTTGTCCATTTTTGTTACTTTGCAGGGATCATTGCAGGCGCAGGATCAGGAGCAGGATATCCACCAGGAGCAGGATATCCACCAGAAGCAGCAGGCGGAGCAGCAGGAGCAGGATATCCATAGTACCGCCAAACCATCTCAGTATTCTAAGGTGGTTTGAAAcgccaaaatatatatatatatatatatatatatatgacatgtGGAGTCTAATGAATTTACACAAAATTTATAGTTTGCAGAATGAACCAGGAAGATGCGATAATTTCCCGTCTTCTTAACCGTAGAGGAAAGGTTCCCTTATGATTTTTGTGTAAACTCCTAGTCTCCACATGTCATAGAATTATTGGTGGATCAAACCACCTCAACCTTTTAAGATGAAACCTACGGTACCCTGAAAAAAATTTATCCGAATCTAGGATTATTACAGAATGCGTGCATGACTCGCTTGATAGCTTATCTATCAAGAGTTGATTTGAATTATATTTTCGAAAAGCTTTGATTGACCTCAAGAGTGTTCATCCATGGTATATCAACCTGGTACAACTCTTTACGGACTAAATAAAATCATTTATAGATTGCGTTCTACATAATTTATGTAACATAATAACATATAGTAAAACATATTTGTCAAAGTACGTTATATTACTTCGATCTCAACAATGGCTAGTAGCACGTAACATTTGTTTGCCTTGGAGATcctctttcctttgtttaactTGTTTATACAATGGTTCGGAttttagaagagaaaaaaaagtcaTAATTCAATTTCACTATGGCCAAAACATTTGTTTGTAACATTTATTTGCTTGATAACAAAATCTCTGGTCCAGGtactaatataaaaaaaagatgAGCAAAGTTCGTTATACACCAATAATACTCGACATATTAAAGCGAGCCTACAAATGAACCAAATTTCTATCGAGAATAAATAAATGACAATCTCATCACTTGAAACCTCAATTAGCACGACAAAATAATCTTTTCTATCAGATACACTAAATCGATCCGACGTaacaattagaacaaaaataAGAACACGACATTTCGCATACGGGATCACACATGCAAAAAGGCTAGTATATATGCTACTAATATGAATACTCGGGATAAAATGTTACCAAATAACCTCAGCGGAGTTTCTATTACAGCTATATTGCCCAGTACTCTAGTTGCATTGCCACCAGTCCCAACTCCCAACTATGCATGGTCCCATCTTATCATCTAAATCCATCACAATACAGACATCATATGAACTCATAGAAAACAATAAGCAAGAAAATCCACGCATTTCCTGAACCTGAATACCTTCGGATAAACAAATGCGTGAACAAAATAAACATATTTCACTTTCCTTTCCCTTTCCTTTCCTTCCCTTCTTCAGTTTTTGGTTCTGGGGGTTTGGCTGGTAAAGAAAGGGGTAAAGATCGACTATGGCCCCCAAGCACAGGAGATATAGTGAAAAACTATTACAAGCAACTGGCAATACTAATTTTGCAGAACAACTCAAGCTGAGCAAATGGTAAAGGCTATATCAAATAACTATCCGACCTTAACAGGACCGGTGTTCACTGGTTTCTGATAGACTCTTGCTACCGGCATTCCATCACCACCATCATTCCCTACCCTCCATGTGCGATCTTTTTTCCTCTGAGGCTTCTTGTGTTGTTTATGAGGTGCATTGAGCTTCTTGACAGTTGCTTTCTTATTGGTAGCAAGCCCATTGGCTATGTCAAATGAATTGAGGTCCTCCAGGACATGATCAATCTCTGGCACATTTTCACCATCAGAATCTGGAGGGGTTTCCATATCAGATGAATCTGATTCATGCTGTTCAGACAAGATGTGTCccacatcatcttcttcatctgtCATTCTAGGGGGCATTTCATAATGGGGCAGCTTCCCATCAATGTAGTCCCTCAACAATTGACGGGCAGCTCTAGTTTCATCAGGCAGCCCACTTGAGGCAACATACCCACGAGAGGCACAGTAGGCTCTCATAAGTTCAGCTGCAAGAGGTGGCCGCGATTGCAATTCATAGGATTTGGGATTTGGCAGATCAATATTGTACACTTTTTCAATAACATGTCTTGGAACTCGATCAGCCACTACCTGCACAGCCTCCCTCTTTTCAGTCATTCGATCAATTGGCAATACACCACAAGCAATCATCTCATGTCTTGAGCTCGAAAAGGATGGAAACACTAATCCAGGGCAGTCACAAAGTGTCAACGCATCAGATATAATCAATGTTTGGAAATGCTTCGTCTTCCCTGGAGTGGAGGTAACACCTGTCTTCTTCTGGCCTACCAAGGCATTTATTGTTGAGCTTTTCCCAACATTTGGATAACCAACAAACCCCACAACAACGCTAGTTGAAGGTGATACACTTCCAATTTGCGAACGAATGTTGGATGAGCCTGTTCCACTGGATCCTGAGTTCCTTCTAAGTTTGACTATCTCTTCTGCCTCAGACTGTAAACGAGCCAAAAGCTCATCTCtcccatatatttttgtatcaGGGTCCTCTGAATTCTGCTGGCAATTTTCTGTACTCCACGGGGAACTGAGTTGTTTCCCTTCTATGGCTACTGAAGCAGCTTTAGCCGACCAAAAGACAAAAAGTATCTCTTGGGAACGGAAATATTTTGCCCACTTCTCTCTGAAGAAAAAGCCAAGCAGTAAAAGAATTTAGGAGGATAAATAATTGGCAAATAGATTGGCTGCTCATGATTATATTTCTTGATAAGAAATAGAACTTTTTATTGGAATATAAAAGAAAGTTCAATAAGAATCAACATGACCTCTGGCAATCACAAATTCATGTTTATGAAAATACCAACCTAATAGATACAGGTAAGAGATCTGCTTTATTAACAAGAAGCATTGTCCTTTTGTGCTTGTCAACCTCTTGTGCATATACCTGCATTAAAGAAAAACCAACATCATGTATGTTCTTATCCAAGGTTTCTGAAGAGTTATAACACATCTGATCATTGTgatcatttcttcatttcaaaatATCTTGAAATTTTCCATGAAAATAAACAATTAATCACTAGAAAATTCATGGAGTGAACTGTGCTATCAAACATTAACAGAGAAAAGAACATCcaacatatttttctttttgaacacAAGGAAACCAAAttcattttgttattttctatatAGACCTTAAAGAGTAGGGACCAAACCAGGATACCAAAATTGGGTGAGCTGAAcatcaaaaaaatttattttcttaagaGAGAAAAGTTTGCGGAAACACTCTCGTTCATCTCCTTGACATTTAACAAATTTAAATAAACTGTCAAAAAGATACAATGAACCAAGAAACAATACAGTGCAACTGCATAAGCACTTCCAATAGTTAGTATGAACCACAGAACCAATATCATTATCTGCATCGAGGAATCACTATAATAAGCCTCCAACTGTTATTTTATTCAATTATCCAGATGCTTGCATTGCACTCATGCTTACAAGACAATGCTTTGAACTCGATTTTGTTATTCATGGTTAACTGATGAGGCAACACATCTCAATAATTTTTAAGTAACTTAAGATGTAATAACATCACTGAAGGGCCACGTCAGGTGTATATACCAATCCGTAACAATTTGCTCCAAACTTTATGTCATTGCAATAATAATAAATCATCGATATTAAGAAGCGCCACTATCTAATAGCATTTGGAAGTTGTAAAAATGTGTTGTATTTGCTCAAACAAGGATTAACTGCATTACCTCAAGATCAGGGCAGCGGTAGAACAGAGGATCCCGGGCATCAACAACCATCACAAGCTGAAAACACAACAACACCAATGTTATCCCTAGCAATAAATTAATCGACAGAGAGCAGAAAGCAAGGGTGCATCAAAGTGTTACCAAATCGCTGCGCTCAACTACACGCCACAGCTGCCTCCAGATATCCAAGTTCTTCTCAAAAGGAGTAAGGACAAGCTTGTCATTCTCCTCAAGCCTGGCGAGGCTTCTGCGCCAGACCAAGAAGGCCTGCCTCTCATTGTCATCGAGCTCCTCCACCGACATCTCCGGAGTCCACGGCGGCCTACGTGGCACCTGGAGACTACCAGCGTGCAAGGCCTCCTCCTTCCGCTGCTGCTCCCTCCTTTGCTCCGGAGGGGTTATCTCACTCCCGTCCCTTCGAAACAATCCAAATTCAATAATCTGAGCATGTAATTTGATAGAAAATAGAGAAGAGAGGGAGGATAACTCACAGGTTGATGAGAAGATTGGGGTTAGGGTTGTTGAGGGAGAAGAGGCGGTCGGCCTCGTCGGCCTGTTCGATTACGGCGTCGATGTCGCTGACCTCCGTGACGGattctagaaccttcttctGCATCTTTCTGTACATGATGCCTTTCTCTTTGGTCTGCTGAACCAACTGGTTGTGCTGCCGCACCAGGGCTCTCCCCAGCTTCGTCTTCTCGTTCTTCGGCGGcattttgctctctctctctctctctctctctctctcctctgtttCGAAGCGGCTTGAAGACGACGGTGGCTTTTGGTGTACAAATTGAACACGTTGGGAGGGTTAGGCTGTCGTTTGCCCTATAAAACACTCGCTGTTTTTTCAGAAAGAAAattcatttgattttttttggcgAATGAAAGAagttccatttatattttttgttttcagaAGAAAAGAATTTCCATTTATTAGCcacaaaaaaaattgcattttatatatatttttcttttttgaaaaagaaaattgatatcATGATAGTAATTGGCTAGAGTCTTACAACAGCTTAAACAAGAATCCGATGAGAAACCgagaaacatatatatttttttttgaaataatggtaattccattgataatagtGCATGCCAAGAAGGTCATTACATATCCATCCGCTGACACATATCAATGGCCAGACAAGActtcgtggaggagccacagtgatatataggatagaccaactatatttgaacttatcgctCGCATAACAGTGAGCCTATAAGCTATAGAAAAAACATAGCAAATAGACAAGCTAAAACAAAACACTCGTTAGGGTCCTAATACAAGGGAActcattgtaattagacaaaaagctaaaaacataggtTTGGGCCAAGAGCCAAAATCCCAGTccaaaatagaaattgactAGGGCAGAACCCCAGCCCAAACAGTGTCGGCCCAATAGGGGAGTCCCCCAAGGAATGCACCAGGCCCATCATTGGTTCGGGCCAATCCCCCTTGTCCCTTCCACCACGCCGTCGTACAGCACCTGTCCGGCCGAGTTCCGCCCGACCCACGTTTCAAGACCTGCGTCGCCACGCCCACCTAGCCACACCTTCTCGTCCCGGCGATCCAAGCCGAGCAGTGCCAACGCTTCCGCGACTTGGATAAGCACAGAAGACCTATCTCTGCAGGCCCTGCAATCGCACAAGCCATCGATCGGGATCCATGGCCACCGTCGATCCCAGAAGCCAGCAGCATGAATCGATGACCGGACCCGTGAAGC
It encodes:
- the LOC112164237 gene encoding uncharacterized protein LOC112164237; this translates as MVMADGCFFLFLIFFSSFISTNTILHAYASNQAQRNSLGLSSPPSSNRISINCRPGRKGITKCNHNDLAALTVVSDSDRPTKGTPGGRRSLGGSTPVKGIIAGAGSGAGYPPGAGYPPEAAGGAAGAGYP
- the LOC112164236 gene encoding GTPase LSG1-2 produces the protein MPPKNEKTKLGRALVRQHNQLVQQTKEKGIMYRKMQKKVLESVTEVSDIDAVIEQADEADRLFSLNNPNPNLLINLDGSEITPPEQRREQQRKEEALHAGSLQVPRRPPWTPEMSVEELDDNERQAFLVWRRSLARLEENDKLVLTPFEKNLDIWRQLWRVVERSDLLVMVVDARDPLFYRCPDLEVYAQEVDKHKRTMLLVNKADLLPVSIREKWAKYFRSQEILFVFWSAKAASVAIEGKQLSSPWSTENCQQNSEDPDTKIYGRDELLARLQSEAEEIVKLRRNSGSSGTGSSNIRSQIGSVSPSTSVVVGFVGYPNVGKSSTINALVGQKKTGVTSTPGKTKHFQTLIISDALTLCDCPGLVFPSFSSSRHEMIACGVLPIDRMTEKREAVQVVADRVPRHVIEKVYNIDLPNPKSYELQSRPPLAAELMRAYCASRGYVASSGLPDETRAARQLLRDYIDGKLPHYEMPPRMTDEEDDVGHILSEQHESDSSDMETPPDSDGENVPEIDHVLEDLNSFDIANGLATNKKATVKKLNAPHKQHKKPQRKKDRTWRVGNDGGDGMPVARVYQKPVNTGPVKVG